GCCGAGCTGGGCGGCGATGCGGGCCTGCATGAGTTTGTTGGAGCGTTTCGCGCCTTCGGCCCCGCCGCGTCCGAACTGGCCTATGCCGAACGCGAGGATCAGCAGGACGATCAGGCAGCCGGCGCCGATGACGTAGAGAAATGACTCGGACATTGCGGTTCCTTTCTGGCTTCTGGCTCAGGACATAGCCCGTTCGGGTGCGTCGCCCAAGCCACGATTGCGATCTAGATCCGGCCCATGAGCCGGTCGCTGAGCCCTTGCGGCAGCAGACGGCGGGAGAGGGCGGCGACATAGGTGGGCGTGGTGACGTAATAGCGCGCGCGCGGGCGGCGCGCCTCCAGCGCCTTCAGGAGCTTTCGGCTCACCGCCTCGGGGCCGAGCTCGAACGGATCGGGTTTCGAGGTTTCGGCGGCCTTGTAGAGCCGCGGGACGAGGGTCGTGCGATACTGGTCGGCGCGGGCGGAGGACTGCCAGTCGATCCATCGGTCGAACTGGCGCCGCGCGTTGAGGCGAAAGGCGGTGCCGATGGGGCCGGGCTCGATCAGGATCGGATGGATGCCGGTGCCGCGCATCTCGAGGCGCAGCGTGTCGGTCAGGCCCTCGAGGGCGAATTTCGTGGCGTTGTAGCTGCCGCGCCAGGGCATCGCGACGAGGCCGAGGACGGAAGAGCATTGAACGATCCGGCCGTGACCCTGCGCGCGCATCACCGGAATAACGCGGCGCGTGAGGTCGTGCCAGCCGAACAGGTTCGCCTCGAAATTCCGGCGCAGCGCCGCGACGGGAAGATCCTCGACCGCCGCGGGGATCGCATAGGCCCCGTTGTTGAAGAGCGCGTCGAGCCTGCCGCCGGTGCGTGCCATCGCCTCCTCGAAGCCCTCCGCGATGGAGGCGGGGTCTTCGTAGTCGAGGCGAACGCTCTCGAATCCTTCGGAGGTCAACCGGTCGGCATCCGCCTGCGCCCGGCAGGCGGCGAGGACGCGCCAGCCACGGGTCTTCAGATATCCTGCGGCATGACGGCCGATGCCGGAGGAACAGCCGGTGATGAGGATGGATTTCACGAAAGACCTCCCGCACGGATGGCGGAAGGCTTACTGCATCGGGGGCGGCGCGAAAACCGCCTACTCGCCGTAGTCGGTCAGAAAACGCGCGGCCATATAGCCTTCGATCCCGTCGCCCTCGATCCGGATCTTCACCCAGCCGGTGCCGGTGTCCTCGACGACCTGCACGATGTCGGTGCGGACGACCTGGTCGAGTACGGGATTGGCGGTCGAGGGACCGGAGCGCACGTTGACCCGCGAGGCGGTGACCTCGCGCAGGTCTTCCGCCGCTTTCTTCCGGTCGGCGGCGTCCGGCTTGACGAGGGCCGCGAGCTTTTCCGGATCGCTCACATGCGTGGTCGCCGTCGCGGGCGTCACCGGGACGGGACCCGCCGCGGTCTGCGCGACCGCGGGCCGGGCGCCGTCATAGCTTGCCATCTGCACGAGCCCGTCGGGGGCGGGGGCGTCGTTGACGCGGTCGGGCGCCGGCTCCTTCTGGACGCGCATCTCTGCGAGCGTGGGGACATAGTCGCCCTGGCGGAGGGACTGGCCTGCGAAAGCGGTCTTCAGGGTGTCCCCGAGCGTCGCGACGACCGAGGTCCGCCCTGTCTTCCGGGCGTCCCAGGCGGCCTGTTCCTCGGGCGAAAGATCGCTGCCGCAGATGGTGAAAGCGGCGTAAAGTCCCGCAAGGGTGAGTGCGGTCAGACGCAACATACCGTGTCCCTCAATACCTTTGAACGCATGGTCATTCTAAGCGATTCTACGCGCATCGGCGGGGGAAAGTTCCGAAAAACTTGCCATTTCCGATTTTACCGTCTTCGGAGGCACCGCGGCGGGAAGGTGCGGCTTGCCGCAGGCGGGGGGCGGTAGTATTCAGATCCCATGAGCAGTGATTTGACCCAAGATCCCGACAATGCCGGGGGCCCCCTCGCGGAGTCCTTCGAACCGCTGCGCCGTGCCATTGGCGAGCGCTATCTTCAATATGCGCTCTCGACGATCATGCATCGCGCGCTTCCGGACGCGCGCGACGGGCTGAAGCCCGTGCACCGGCGCATCCTCTATGCGATGCGCGAGCTGCGCCTCTCCTCGAACGGGGGATTCCGTAAGTCGGCGAAGATCTCGGGCGATGTGATGGGCAATTACCACCCGCACGGCGACACCGCGATCTATGACGCGATGGCGCGTCTCGCGCAGGATTTCAACGTCCGCTATCCGTTGGTCGACGGGCAGGGCAACTTCGGCAATATCGACGGCGACAATCCGGCGGCCTCGCGCTACACCGAGGCGCGGATGACCATCGCCGCGGAGGCGCTGCTCGAGGGGCTGAGCGAGGATGCGGTCGATTTTCGCGACAATTACGACGGGACGCTGCGCGAGCCGGAGGTGCTTCCGGCGGCCTTTCCGAACCTTCTGGCCAACGGTGCCGCGGGGATCGCGGTGGGCATGGCCACGAACATTCCGCCGCACAATATCTCCGAGCTGATCGATGCCTCGCTGCACATGATCCGGACGCCGGACGTGCGTGACGACACGCTGCTGAACTACGTCCGGGGCCCGGATTTCCCGACCGGCGGCATCATCGTCGAGCCGCGCGAGAGCATGGCGAAGACCTATGCCACGGGGCGCGGATCGTTCCGCCTGCGCGCGAAATGGGAAGTCGAGGATCTGGGCCGCGGCGTCTGGCAGATCGTGGTGACGGAGATCCCCTATCAGGTCCAGAAATCGAAGCTCATCGAGAAGCTCGCGGAACTGATCCAGACGAAGAAAGTGCCGATCCTCGCCGACGTGCGCGACGAGAGCGCCGAGGACATCCGCGTGATCCTCGAGCCGAAGTCGAAGAATGTCGATCCCGAAGTGCTGATGAGCACGCTCTTCCGCAACTCGGACCTCGAGACACGTTTCTCGCTCAACATGAACGTGCTGATCGACGGGCGCACGCCGAAAGTGTGTTCGCTCAAGGAAGTGCTGCGCGCCTGGCTCGACCACCGGCGCGTGGTGCTGCAACGCCGCTCGCAGCATCGGCTGGAGAAGATCGACCACCGGCTCGAGGTGCTCGAAGGCTTCATCATCGCCTTCCTGAACCTCGATCGGGTGATCGACATCATCCGCTACGACGACGATCCGAAGGCCGCGCTGATGGCCGAGGACTGGGGCCGCGACGTAGCGCGCGCGATGTCGGAAAAGGAGTATGTCTCGCCGCTGCCTGCCAGGGAAGGGCAGGGCGAACTGACCGAGGTGCAGGCCGAGGCGATCCTCAACATGCGCCTGCGCAGTTTGCGCCGTCTCGAGGAGATCGAGCTGATCGGGGAGCGCGACGCGCTTCTGGAGGAGAAGGAGGGCCTTGTCGCGCTGCTCGGCTCGGAGGAGCGGCAGTGGGACCGGATCTCCGAGGAGCTCCGGGAGACGAAGAAGAAATTCGGCAAGGACTACGACCGCGGCCAGCGCCTGACGCAATTCGCCGAGGCCGCGGAGGTCGAGGACGTCCCGCTCGAGGCGATGATCGAGCGCGAGCCGATCACCGTCGTGCTGTCGCAGATGGGCTGGATCCGGGCCATGTCCGGCCATATCGACCTGACGCGCGAGCTGAAGTTCAAGGACGGCGACGGGCCGCGGTTCATCTTCCATGCGGAGACGACGGACAAGTTGTTGATGATGGGGTCGAACGGGCGCTTCTATACGCTGTCGGCGGCGAACCTTCCGGGCGGGCGCGGCATGGGCGAGCCGGTGCGGCTGATGGTCGACCTGCCCAACGAGGCGGACATCGTCGACATTTTCGCCCATGATCCCGAGGGCAAGCTGCTCGTCGCCTCGAACGCCGGCAACGGGTTCCAGATCGCCGAAAGGGATGTGGTGGCGCAGACCCGTTCGGGCAAGCAGGTTCTGAACGTGAAGGACGAGGAAAAGGCCGTCGTGGTGCACCGCGTGCGCGGCGATCATGTTGCCATCGTGTCGCAAAACCGCCGCTTCCTCGTCTTCCCGCTGTCCGAAGTGCCGGAACTCGGCCGCGGCAAGGGGGTGCGGTTGCAGAAATACAACCAGGCACGCGGAGCGCAGGGCACGCTGGAGCTCGATGGCGGCCTGTCGGATCTGACGACCTTCAACCTCGAGGAGGGGCTGAGCTGGACCATGGGCGGCGGCAACACCCGGACCGAACGCGACCTGGGCCCGTGGCTCGGCAAGCGTGCCGGGGTGGGACGGCAGCCGCCGCATGGCTTCCCGCGCAACAACAGGTTCACCTGACCGGCAGATCACGTTCACGAGGGCCATGGGTATGGCGCAACTTCTGAAAACCGAGTTCGAGGGGCGGCTCGGCCCGCTCCTCTCGCTCTCGCTCTGGACCGGGGCGCTGTCGGTGGTGACGCTCGGCTTCTATCGCTTCTGGATGAAGACCCGGCTCAGGCGGCATTTCTGGTCGGCGGTGCGGCCGGGCGGCACGCCGCTCGAATATGTCGGGCGCGGGATCGAGAAATTCACCGGCTTCCTCGTCGCGCTCGTCATCCTCGCACTGCTGATCGGGGTCGTCGCGCTCTCGCTCCTCTTTGCGTCCTACGCCCTGTTCCAGGAGGAGTTCGAGGCCTGGCTCGTCGCCGCCGCACTGGCCGTGCCGCTGATCTTCTTCGCGTCCTACCGTGCGAAACGCTATGTCTACGCGCGCACCCGTTGGCGGGGCATCCGCTTCGGGCTCGATCCCGCCGCCGGGCGCTATGCGTTGCACGCGACGGGGCATCTTGTGCTCACCCTGCTGACGCTCGGCGCGCTCTGGCCGCGCATGACCTTCAAGCTCGAGCAATTCCGCGTCGACCGCACCTGGTTCGGCACGGCGCGGCTGCACCAGGGCGGGCGATGGAGCGCGCTCCTGCCGCCCTTTCTTCCGGCGCTTCTGTCGGGCTGGGCAGCGATCGCGCTGATCGTGAATGCCTTCGTGTTACAGGAACCATTCGTCGTCGGCGCCGCGGGAGACGGGGGGCGGGAGATCCGGGCGATTTCCGGCGCGCTCGGCCTCGGCTGCGTCGCGGCTTTGGCCTATCTGCGCTACCGCGTGGTCGCGCTGCGCTACATGGCGGGGCACAAGACGGCCGGCGGCGTCGGACTGATCTCCACCGCCTCCTTCCCGCGGGTCCTGTGGCTGAACCTGTCGGGCTATGTCCTGACCAACGTCTTCACCACGCTCGCCTCCCTCGCGGTCGCCGCCGCCGCCTCGACCGTGCTGCTCCTCGTCTATCCGGGGCTGCGGGATCTCGGCATCTTCGCGAGCGGCGCCGTCGCAGACGGAGAGGTGGGCGGCGGCGACGGTCTGCCGTCTCCCGAGGCCGCGCTCGCCTTCGCGCTCTTCCTCTACATGTCCACGCTCCTGTTCTTCGCGGTCTTTCGCCAGACCTTCGTGCTTTTTCCGGTCTGGCGGCATTATTCGGAAACCCTCACCATCACCGGGGCAGAGCATTTTCGCGAGATCGGCCAGCGCGGGCGGGACGAGGCGGGCGAGGCCGAGGGCATGGCCGAGGCTTTCGACCTGGGAGCGGCGATATGACGTCCGGTCCCTGGGCTCCGACACCCGAGGGCGTGCCCTGCGATTTCGTCGACGGCCGGACGGCGGAGCGGCATACGGTCTATGTGCAGTTCGACACTGCCGAAGACAGGCTTTCGCTGCGCTGTCGGGGGGACGGGCCGGAGGGAAACCCGCGGAACTGGCCGCTTCCGCACCTGCGCCGGGTCGAGGGACAGTCGCGCCTCGAACGCCGTCGCCAGCGGTTCGGCGTCCTGACCAATGTCCTCACCCCGGAGGCGCGGCTCTATGTCGAGGATCCCGCCCTGCTGTCGCGGATCGAGGCCGCCGCGCCGGATCTCGGGCGCCGCGCGCCGGTCTCCGGGCGCGGACGGCTCGCGGCGCTGATGGCTGGCGCGGTTGCATCGGTAGGGCTCATCGTCCTCGTGCTGATCCCGGCCATCGCCGGCCAGCTCGCCGCGCTCCTGCCCGTGGAGGGGGAGCGCGCGCTGGGGGACCGGACCTACGACCAGATCCGCGCCGCCTTTTCCGAAGACGTCCTGCCGATCCGCGAATGCACCGCCCCGCCCGGCCTCGCGGCCCTCGACCGGATGGAGCGGAAGCTGATCGCGGCGTCCACTCTCTCCCCCGACGCCGTGACGCTGACCGTGCTCGACCTCGATATGGTCAACGCCTTCGCGCTTCCGGGCGGGCGGATCGTCGTCATGCGCGGGCTGATCGACGCTGCGGAGGCGCCCGAGGAGGTCGCCGCGGTCATCGCGCATGAGATGGGCCATGTCGCGCATCGCGATCCGACCCGCCATGCGCTGCGCGCCGTCGGCACGTTCGGCGTCCTTTCGCTCGTCTTCGGTGATTTCGCCGGCGGGACGCTCGTGCTGATGACGGCCAACCAGCTCGTGAACGCGCGCTATTCGCAGGAGGCGGAAAGCGCCGCGGATGCCTATGCCCATGAGATACTGCCGCGCGCGGAGATCTCGCCCGGCGCGCTCGCCCCGCTGTTCGAGCGTCTGCAAGCCGAACAGGGCGAGGCGGGGAGCCTGTCGAGCCACCTGGCGAGCCATCCGCAACTCGGAGACCGCGTCGCGCGCGCCCGTGCCGCCGCCGAAGGTTACACGGGGCCGGGCGTGCCGGTCCTCGTCCCGGCCGATTGGCAGCGCCTGCGCGGGATCTGCGAATGAACGCGCGAAGAT
The nucleotide sequence above comes from Celeribacter indicus. Encoded proteins:
- a CDS encoding twin transmembrane helix small protein, which gives rise to MSESFLYVIGAGCLIVLLILAFGIGQFGRGGAEGAKRSNKLMQARIAAQLGVVILVVIFVALRKSGN
- a CDS encoding SDR family NAD(P)-dependent oxidoreductase translates to MKSILITGCSSGIGRHAAGYLKTRGWRVLAACRAQADADRLTSEGFESVRLDYEDPASIAEGFEEAMARTGGRLDALFNNGAYAIPAAVEDLPVAALRRNFEANLFGWHDLTRRVIPVMRAQGHGRIVQCSSVLGLVAMPWRGSYNATKFALEGLTDTLRLEMRGTGIHPILIEPGPIGTAFRLNARRQFDRWIDWQSSARADQYRTTLVPRLYKAAETSKPDPFELGPEAVSRKLLKALEARRPRARYYVTTPTYVAALSRRLLPQGLSDRLMGRI
- a CDS encoding SH3 domain-containing protein translates to MLRLTALTLAGLYAAFTICGSDLSPEEQAAWDARKTGRTSVVATLGDTLKTAFAGQSLRQGDYVPTLAEMRVQKEPAPDRVNDAPAPDGLVQMASYDGARPAVAQTAAGPVPVTPATATTHVSDPEKLAALVKPDAADRKKAAEDLREVTASRVNVRSGPSTANPVLDQVVRTDIVQVVEDTGTGWVKIRIEGDGIEGYMAARFLTDYGE
- a CDS encoding DNA topoisomerase IV subunit A, which produces MSSDLTQDPDNAGGPLAESFEPLRRAIGERYLQYALSTIMHRALPDARDGLKPVHRRILYAMRELRLSSNGGFRKSAKISGDVMGNYHPHGDTAIYDAMARLAQDFNVRYPLVDGQGNFGNIDGDNPAASRYTEARMTIAAEALLEGLSEDAVDFRDNYDGTLREPEVLPAAFPNLLANGAAGIAVGMATNIPPHNISELIDASLHMIRTPDVRDDTLLNYVRGPDFPTGGIIVEPRESMAKTYATGRGSFRLRAKWEVEDLGRGVWQIVVTEIPYQVQKSKLIEKLAELIQTKKVPILADVRDESAEDIRVILEPKSKNVDPEVLMSTLFRNSDLETRFSLNMNVLIDGRTPKVCSLKEVLRAWLDHRRVVLQRRSQHRLEKIDHRLEVLEGFIIAFLNLDRVIDIIRYDDDPKAALMAEDWGRDVARAMSEKEYVSPLPAREGQGELTEVQAEAILNMRLRSLRRLEEIELIGERDALLEEKEGLVALLGSEERQWDRISEELRETKKKFGKDYDRGQRLTQFAEAAEVEDVPLEAMIEREPITVVLSQMGWIRAMSGHIDLTRELKFKDGDGPRFIFHAETTDKLLMMGSNGRFYTLSAANLPGGRGMGEPVRLMVDLPNEADIVDIFAHDPEGKLLVASNAGNGFQIAERDVVAQTRSGKQVLNVKDEEKAVVVHRVRGDHVAIVSQNRRFLVFPLSEVPELGRGKGVRLQKYNQARGAQGTLELDGGLSDLTTFNLEEGLSWTMGGGNTRTERDLGPWLGKRAGVGRQPPHGFPRNNRFT
- a CDS encoding DUF898 family protein, translating into MAQLLKTEFEGRLGPLLSLSLWTGALSVVTLGFYRFWMKTRLRRHFWSAVRPGGTPLEYVGRGIEKFTGFLVALVILALLIGVVALSLLFASYALFQEEFEAWLVAAALAVPLIFFASYRAKRYVYARTRWRGIRFGLDPAAGRYALHATGHLVLTLLTLGALWPRMTFKLEQFRVDRTWFGTARLHQGGRWSALLPPFLPALLSGWAAIALIVNAFVLQEPFVVGAAGDGGREIRAISGALGLGCVAALAYLRYRVVALRYMAGHKTAGGVGLISTASFPRVLWLNLSGYVLTNVFTTLASLAVAAAASTVLLLVYPGLRDLGIFASGAVADGEVGGGDGLPSPEAALAFALFLYMSTLLFFAVFRQTFVLFPVWRHYSETLTITGAEHFREIGQRGRDEAGEAEGMAEAFDLGAAI
- a CDS encoding M48 family metallopeptidase; the protein is MTSGPWAPTPEGVPCDFVDGRTAERHTVYVQFDTAEDRLSLRCRGDGPEGNPRNWPLPHLRRVEGQSRLERRRQRFGVLTNVLTPEARLYVEDPALLSRIEAAAPDLGRRAPVSGRGRLAALMAGAVASVGLIVLVLIPAIAGQLAALLPVEGERALGDRTYDQIRAAFSEDVLPIRECTAPPGLAALDRMERKLIAASTLSPDAVTLTVLDLDMVNAFALPGGRIVVMRGLIDAAEAPEEVAAVIAHEMGHVAHRDPTRHALRAVGTFGVLSLVFGDFAGGTLVLMTANQLVNARYSQEAESAADAYAHEILPRAEISPGALAPLFERLQAEQGEAGSLSSHLASHPQLGDRVARARAAAEGYTGPGVPVLVPADWQRLRGICE